TATTCACAGTTCAGTTTTTTTAGACCAAATCACCGGTTACACCTCATACCCCGTTGCAGTGAGAAAATAGAAAAGGAAGAATCATCACACAACATAAAACTGCATATTGTCGCCGTTTGGCAACTCTAGGAGTACGCATTGTACGTGCATGAAACCCTGAACGAGTCTACGGCCGGCAGTCTAGCTAGATACTACTCCCTCTTTCTAAAATATAATACGCCCGTGTTTTTCGAGGTTCagttttgatcataaatttaaccaacaagactgACTTTGGCGGaagcaaaaattatataattgaaaacttcttttaaATGCGAATTCATTGGTATAACTTTTGTttccgccgcagttggtctcgttggttaaatttatagtCGAAGTTGAAGCACAGAAACCGAGGATGCACTATATTTTGAAAGGGGGAGTATGAATATCGATGGGACGACAATTAACCTCGTAATCCCCGTCGCTGACAACAACTTTGAGACTCATCACAAAGACCGGCACggcccatatatatatataagcaagaAACTTGCTTGTACAGCAGATCGATGTTAGATTAGCCACCATTAGCAGTGCAACTGAGCATTAGTCCTCAAAGAGCTAATTCATCGCATCCCCATGTGCTGGCTCACAGCTAGACGACGACGTCAAGCCGAGGAGGAGCGCTGGAGACAGGTGATGAGGCAAAGAGAAGAGGCGGAGAAGCGAAGAGAAGAGGCCGAGAAGACGCCCTGCTTCCGCTTGAGAAGGAACCTGGCCGCCTAcgagatggaggagggaaggaggatAAGAAGGGCTGCCGAGAGGGCCAAGGCGATGGAGAACGCCCAAGCGGCCGGCAAGGTACAAGGGAAGGGGAAGAACGTGTCACCACAGGAGGTGAGGATGGAGAAGGAGAAGAtgaggaaggagaagaaagaggaGGAAAGGCTCAAGGCGAAGGttgagaaggagaggaagaagcgcgaggaggaggccaAGAAGAAACGAGAAAGAGAGGCCAAAGAGAAGGagatggagaagaagaggaaagaggcATCCAAGAAGAGAAAGATAGCCAAGGGAAAATGATCTTGGAATGTTCCTTCATCACGGTAACATTGGTCCATTGCATATTCATTGTTCCTATAGCCTGCACTCATGACAGTATGTTCTTTGTTAACCTCCTATTTGAAACCGTGTGATATCACGGGAAGTGTTTTACATTGATTGAGCATGTCTGATTGTGACATCAAGGAGCGCTTCAGTGTGACTAAGTACTCAGTACATTGGCGGACCCAGAGGGTGTGCCGTGGTACACCCAGCATTTTACAGATTTTTTCACTATATGTcatctttttctgattttattgatTTTACAGTACTAGAACTAATTCATCTGAAGCTGTATACGTACATGCGAACCTAGCAAACCGTAGAAGCAGCTCGACTTTTTTTCTACTAGCAGCACTATGTGTGTGTCCAGCTAAAGACTCCTGTACACATACATGAGCCCGGTAGAAGCTAGCTAGATCAATTCCATCGATCAATGTTGGCAAAAAAATCAACCCTAGCAGCGACTCGTGTAGATTGCAaacagaaaaaacgaaaaaaattagGACTCTTCGGTCTGCCCCGTTATTTCTTGAGACAACTTCGACCTATCATGTGCTATTTTCAACGTTTTTCTTTTTGTGAaaaggatcaaatcaactataaaGGTTCACTGGAAGTACAAAACACCTCaagcataataaaaattacatcgagatccATGGACCACCGAACGACCAGTGCCGCCGACGCGCCGCTGTCGTCGCTCCCCTACCGGAGACGGCCTGATCTTGTCGATGACAgccgggaagtcttcgtgcacgtgccagGAAGTCTCCCCGaggagctggcaggaatctacgCCGGAGCTCCGTCTAATCCGTCCCAACGAACGAAGTTGAGGAGGATTGGAGCCCGGAAGACTGACTCGAAGAAGAAACGCCATCATTCGTCTGAACGCCGCCCCTGCGAGGACTAAAATCCTACCTATCTACTAGCCGGATTCGACACATCAGAAATCCCCTCCCTGCCACCGGCCGCCGGAGCGGCAGGCGGAGAGAAGGCGAATCCACGTACTCGCTGGTGAATCGAGGGGGGGAAGGCTTTCCCTAATTGCCCTGCGAGAGGGAAAAAAAACTAGGTATAACGAGATTTGATACTTCCTGCCGTCCACGTCCGCCGTTCCTGCATCTCCGTACTGGTCCTAGCTCAAGTGTATTTCTTCTTTTCAATATTTACAGACGCTCGTGAATCTTCCATGCCTATTTAATGCATCAAATCCCGAGACGGTACTCAACCGCCCATATATAGAGTGCATTCGCGCTCGAGCGCAGAAACACCACGTCCGATTGGTAGTATTATCTCCATTTTGTTGAAAACATGAGGTCAAATAAAGAAGGTTGCAGCTGAAGGGCAAACCGAAGTTATTCTTGTGTATCTTTCATGTAATACTATTTGTATTGTAATTTcgcaaatttgaaattattttctaaAACATAATATTGTGAgacttgattgagctatttgtgtTATTCTTTTGCCATACATGATATGACACTTAGACTAGGCAGATTTTTTTTGAAGTGTGCACACCCTCCATTTTTTTCCTAGGTCCGCCACTGACTGAGTACAACACTCAGTCACCTGGTTTTTTCGTACGGCGCACACGCCCTAAGAAACATTTCTACTTTCAACCTCACAGTTAGAAAAGACTTGCTCACCATGGTTTACACTACTCGTGCACATCCTTCTTTATATCTCATAGTTAAAAGACTTAGTTTTGACAACCAAAGACCCCTGCATTTTTCTTTGAGGGAAAATTTATAATCTATTCATcatcaatcatgacagtacaacaaacataaaaaataataaaaattacatctagatccgtagatcacctagcgacgactacaaacacaCTGAAGCGAGCTGAAGGGCATCCGAACAAGGTACAAAACAAGGACATTCCTAACCCAAATAAATAAAGGCATCTCTAACCAAACCCCTAAATTGTAACTACGAACACCTACTTAAAACCGAACTCCTCATATTTAAAGTTACAAAAATGATGACGTAATGAACACTTAAACTTAACTCCCTAAAGAAAATTTAGCACACAAAATTAACCTACTTTATTTCGTAACTAAACAATGGTTCCACATCATACATAGCATAATTAAATGGTCTGTTACCTTCTACATTGACATTGCATGGACATCAAATTAGTTAAAACATCGAGAAAAACTAAATAGAGCTACATACTACTTGACAGTACATCGACACTAGTCGTCATGTTCGAAAAAGTCCGATTTGGAGTAGACAggggatcacccccccccccccccgcgtccggAGGGGCCAACCTCATGGTCGTTGTCGGTGGGCCAACTCTAGGGCATCTCGTTCTCCTCATCCTCGCCATCGGGAGCTCATCGAACATCTCCTTATGCTCGGCCTGGAGGAGGGCGAGCTTGCTTTGCTCGCGCTTGATCGTGCAAGCGTCCATCACAGATTGGAAGAATGTGCAGTTCTCTGCGATGAGTTGCAGGTCCGTGAGAAGCTCGGCGATGAAGGCGGCATTGGGGCGCTCGATCTTGAGCTGTGACTCAGCCTTGCGGTGCTCCGTCTCCTCGGCCAGGGAGTCGACTCTAATGAGAGGCACGATGGCGGGTGTGAAGGCGACACAAACTTGCTTTTCAAAAATATTAATCAAGTATGCTAATGTGAGATCTAATTTCAAAAACATAATTTAATTTGGACACTTGGTCTCATGTATGTTGCTGATGCCATCTATTCTTGTTTGTATACGGTGCTACATAGTACTACTTGTTTCATGCAGAGAGATGGCCTGTTTGTGCGTGTGCCTGCCGAGGAAAAGTGTAAGCGCACCGCCTAGCGTTGGGGTAAATAGACATGCATGAGATAAAAATAATAACTTTACATTTTTATAGGCAACAAGATGAAGCCTCGCATTTGTGAAGGTCACTTTGGTAGTTTGGATTAAAAGAAAGGTGGGACTATGTTGAGACTTAATCAAGTCTTAGTCAAATGACACAACAcataaaaaggaagaaagaaaagatTAAAAAAAATTGCACGGTTCTCCATGTGAGATCCTACGGTATAGCATCAACTAAGACtttgttaagtctcagtcgactgagttttAGCAACCCGTTAAAAGAAATAGGATTGCTaccagtcgactgagacttaatcGAGACTACATGAAGATTTGCGCAAAAATAATTGGATTTTTTTCTTTGTATATGTTGTATCACTTGACTAAAAGGGAGATAATAGGCGCCGGtgcaccggcccaaatttgggccggtcgtaCGCTGAGTGTCCGATCCACTCTCTTTTGACCGTTCAGATTGAGCCTTTGTTCTTTCTCATCCCCGTGTTGTCTTCTTCCCCAAAATACACGCCTATCTTCGTACTATGTTAGTTGGGAGAACATGGGCGTTCTCAGAGCTCAGCGAGTCTCGGCCGTCGGATCTTCGTACTATGTTAGTTGGGAGAACATGAGCGTTCTCAGAGCTCAGCGAGTCTCGGTCGTCGTATCGGATTTTTGATGCGTTTTGGGCCGTCTGATCTTGCCACCGGATCACCTCGGCCGTTGGATCCGACCGGAACACTGCTACAATGAATAGTGCAACAACAATCGTGCCACCGCGGGTAATTCCAACGCCCCCCGAAGGGCAGTTTTGTCATTTCACGTCCTGCGGTATAAAAGTGGCCCGCTCCTGTGGAGATGCCCTAGCTGTCGCTCCTCTCTCACTCGTGCCGCTCCTTCTCTTCCTCCCACGCTGCCTCCCTCTCTCCCTCGAAACCCTAACCCGCGCCGCCTCCATGCCCCCCCGCcggccgccaccggccgccgccgccgctcactcGGGCACCCAGCCACGACCTCACACcgcccctctcctcttcctcccgcctcacctctctctctccttccaaaCCCTAGACCACCTCCCTGCCCCGTCCCCGTCACCGAGGAGGAGCTCGCGCTCGGGGAGGATGAGGAGACGGCCGCCTCCATGGAGCAGCAGAAGGAGGAGGGGCacgcggcggcggcgaccaagaGGCGCATGGCGCAGCCGACCAAGAAGGCCGGGAACATGGCCACCGGCGACAAGGAGCCCGAGTTCCTCGACGAGCCGTCCTCGCCGACGAGGCCCGCTACAGGGATGGATGAGAGGATCTGAGGTGAGCCCACTCCCTCGCGTTCTCTTGCTTGTACGTCGCAGCCTGTGAGTGccaggaagatgaggaggaggcagaGAGGGAGATGGTTCCGTTTGTTTACCCGTCTTTTATAATTTGAGATCTCGTTTCGTTGCAGGTCCCCTCTGTCTGTTGACTGTTCGAATTGTGGGCTGACATACACACCACAGTAGTTATTTGTAATTCCATTTGATGGCTGGCAGGTGGATATTCAGGTCAGGAAGCTCTACTGCAACAACAGGGCTGACCCGAAGCTACCAATCAGCATGGAGGATGCCGGACGGAGTGCTGAGGAGTTTGCAATAGCTGAATCAGTATGTCAGTCCACACAATCTGCGTATTTGCTTGCCTCCTCTTTGAATGCATAAAGGAGGAGGATACAGATTGTTGCTCCAATCTCCGATGATGATATCTGGGTTCAGCTAATGGTATCTTGTTGTTTTGCAGAAGGGAGTGCCACTTGTCCATGTTGGTCAGGACACACGCTTGGACTATCGAGTTATTGATGTCCGAACACTAGCAAATCAAGCCATTTTCCGTATGCAGCATCAAGTTGAAAACATTGGTATTTGTTCTTGCCTTTAGGACTGCTGCTATCAGTGATGTGTTGATGGACTGAGTTTGCAGAACTAAACATATCGTGTTATGTAATTTTTTGTGTCGCTTAGCTAAGATATTCTACTTCGACATTGAATTAAACATATCTAATCTGGTGAACCCTTTGAGTAGTTGAGCCAAAGCATGCCATTGGCTGGGCTGCTGAATTGGGATTTCAGTGATCATTTTGGGTGGTTGTTTAGGTGGAGTGTGCCTGAGCAGCCACCGTAGCGGCACTTAGTGGTGGACTGTCGTCGCTTGTTGTATCGTAATGACGTGGACGGACGCTTCTATAATTATATACATGCTTGTGTGTATTATAGAAAAATAAAATCTTTCAGTCTCAACCTATAATCATTTTGTACAAAAAAAGCCTGCACTGTGCTGGACTTTTAAGTTACTTCCAGATACAAATTTATTAAGTGATCTTAATGTGATGCCTGCAGTGCATGCCATACAATTCTGTCTGATTACACTAATGATCAAATTGAGTTTAACATTCTGCATCCAATATTGGATTTATCAAGCCAATGCATATGATTTTACAAAAGTTGTTTTGTGAAGGCTTCAGACATTATTTTCTATGCATTTCTGGAGCATGTGATGTTTTTTTCATGCTTTGAGTCTAAATAT
This region of Triticum aestivum cultivar Chinese Spring chromosome 2D, IWGSC CS RefSeq v2.1, whole genome shotgun sequence genomic DNA includes:
- the LOC123048991 gene encoding uncharacterized protein, translated to MPPRRPPPAAAAAHSGTQPRPHTAPLLFLPPHLSLSFQTLDHLPAPSPSPRRSSRSGRMRRRPPPWSSRRRRGTRRRRPRGAWRSRPRRPGTWPPATRSPSSSTSRPRRRGPLQGWMRGSEVDIQVRKLYCNNRADPKLPISMEDAGRSAEEFAIAESKGVPLVHVGQDTRLDYRVIDVRTLANQAIFRMQHQVENIGICSCL